In a genomic window of Aggregatimonas sangjinii:
- a CDS encoding beta strand repeat-containing protein, which yields MKTLVLFFLAGFCMLTQLQGQVKIGDNPQTIDPAAVLELESTSMALIITRVTTEQMEAIIPGQGALVYNTDTACVHYYDGTAWVNLCSGANVNISADPIVNEADHGSEVSTIVLTQTDEGTNIEVATESITGNQILDGSIFGNDFNDNSITGNKLANNAVTAEKISENAVGPFAINRDSLPLSFFNNDVPFLVAGDVTTVSADPDNSITPGGDGGAFFNASPLFDAIANDLDDDPENEVQAFSRSGNDLILTRPNGANFTIALDDLAGTGTDDQNLGPATLDAANMLTIEIENGNETMVDLSSLASSGGTDNQNLGPATLSPTNILTIEIEDGMETTVDLSTLAGGGTGGNPTDELQDLAYDPTSNILTISTPATAGNQVDLSGLAGGSGGNQDLAQVLAEANDANMLGITNLTTDPADNTAAATVGYVNNAVVSGGTPLVFNEDVFDGDGSTTQPFTLQPGEDGQFLTTDDMNNVIWTTVTPGGGDDDQNDSEVALETPIDIDGDTVDETNVQEAIAALIAANTDDQNDSEVALETPIDIDGDTVDETNVQEAIAALIAANTDDQNDTEVALDTPIDIDGDTVDETNVQEAIAALIVANTDDQNDTEVALETPIDIDGDTVDETNVQEAIAALIAANTDDQNDTEVPLDTPIDIDGDTVDETNVQEAIAALIVANTDDQNDTEVALETPIDIDGDTVDETNVQEAIAALIAANSDDQTAAEVSVAATSTNYVAATADVEAHLAGIDTALEDVGSNLSTDNLTQTLNVDRTYDINGGTLNFSGSGNIGIGTFGVTGEPANIDDKLDVNGQIRARRGFAANPGSVGEPSYSFYTNGDTDTGIYRVGENHIGFSTGGELGLAINLTPDGPTVISNDRLQLGGQLLDQAGNPGMNGQVLESTGAGTAWVNSSGSAVRAFGRIGMTGASTGDFQITTGYIITNLPATGSFMVTFPPGENLGTNYVVQLSVEGNNTIFIENQIDGSFEVGIRNGGTNVPADANWHFTILD from the coding sequence ATGAAAACATTGGTATTATTTTTTTTGGCTGGTTTCTGTATGCTTACACAACTTCAAGGGCAGGTAAAGATCGGGGACAATCCCCAGACGATCGATCCCGCGGCAGTACTGGAACTGGAGAGCACGAGCATGGCCTTGATCATTACCAGAGTGACTACCGAACAAATGGAGGCCATAATCCCTGGGCAAGGTGCATTGGTCTATAATACAGATACCGCCTGCGTGCACTATTACGATGGTACGGCATGGGTGAATCTTTGTTCGGGGGCGAACGTTAATATATCTGCAGACCCGATAGTCAATGAAGCCGACCATGGCAGTGAGGTAAGTACCATTGTACTCACGCAGACCGACGAAGGCACCAACATCGAGGTCGCTACTGAAAGTATCACCGGAAACCAGATACTCGATGGCAGTATTTTTGGGAACGATTTCAATGACAACTCCATCACCGGAAACAAATTGGCGAACAATGCCGTGACGGCGGAAAAAATAAGTGAAAACGCCGTAGGGCCCTTTGCGATTAATCGCGACAGTTTACCACTGAGTTTTTTCAATAACGATGTTCCTTTTTTGGTAGCCGGGGATGTTACGACCGTAAGTGCCGATCCCGATAATTCGATTACCCCAGGCGGCGATGGGGGCGCTTTTTTCAATGCGTCTCCCTTGTTCGATGCCATTGCCAATGATTTGGACGATGATCCGGAAAATGAGGTACAGGCTTTTTCTCGTTCAGGCAACGACCTTATTCTAACCCGACCCAATGGGGCCAATTTTACGATTGCCTTGGATGATTTGGCCGGTACGGGAACGGATGACCAAAATTTAGGCCCTGCAACCTTAGATGCCGCGAATATGCTGACCATCGAAATTGAAAATGGTAATGAAACCATGGTCGATTTGAGTTCGCTGGCGAGCAGTGGCGGAACCGACAACCAAAATTTAGGGCCCGCAACATTGAGCCCCACGAACATTCTTACTATTGAAATAGAGGATGGGATGGAAACGACTGTAGACCTTAGTACATTGGCAGGAGGAGGTACTGGAGGAAATCCGACCGATGAACTTCAGGATCTGGCTTACGATCCTACCAGCAACATTCTTACTATAAGCACTCCGGCTACTGCGGGAAATCAGGTTGATTTAAGTGGATTGGCAGGTGGTTCAGGAGGAAATCAAGATTTGGCCCAAGTACTCGCCGAAGCCAACGATGCAAATATGTTGGGTATAACAAACCTAACCACAGATCCTGCCGATAATACGGCAGCGGCGACCGTTGGATACGTAAATAATGCCGTAGTAAGTGGAGGAACACCTTTGGTATTTAATGAAGATGTCTTTGATGGGGATGGATCTACCACCCAACCCTTTACCCTACAACCAGGTGAGGATGGTCAATTTTTGACTACTGATGACATGAATAATGTAATCTGGACTACAGTCACACCCGGCGGTGGCGATGACGACCAGAACGATTCCGAGGTCGCGTTGGAAACACCTATCGATATCGACGGAGATACGGTGGATGAGACCAATGTACAAGAAGCCATTGCCGCACTTATCGCTGCCAACACCGACGACCAGAACGATTCAGAGGTCGCGTTGGAAACACCTATCGATATTGATGGGGATACCGTGGACGAGACCAATGTGCAAGAAGCCATTGCGGCCCTGATCGCAGCGAACACCGATGACCAAAACGATACCGAGGTCGCGCTGGATACACCCATCGATATTGATGGGGATACGGTAGATGAGACCAATGTGCAAGAAGCCATTGCCGCACTGATTGTAGCGAACACTGACGACCAGAACGACACCGAGGTTGCGTTGGAAACACCTATCGATATCGATGGGGATACCGTGGACGAGACTAATGTGCAAGAAGCCATTGCCGCACTTATCGCTGCCAACACCGACGACCAGAACGACACCGAGGTTCCGTTGGATACACCTATCGATATTGATGGGGATACGGTAGATGAGACCAATGTGCAAGAAGCCATTGCCGCACTAATTGTAGCGAACACTGACGACCAGAACGACACCGAAGTTGCGTTGGAAACACCTATCGATATAGATGGGGATACCGTGGACGAGACCAATGTGCAAGAAGCCATTGCCGCACTGATCGCGGCGAACTCTGATGATCAAACCGCCGCCGAGGTATCTGTCGCTGCAACCTCCACAAATTATGTGGCGGCCACCGCGGACGTTGAGGCGCATTTGGCTGGAATCGATACGGCTTTGGAGGACGTTGGCAGTAATCTAAGTACAGATAATTTGACGCAAACCTTAAATGTAGATCGGACTTACGATATTAATGGTGGAACATTAAACTTTAGTGGATCAGGTAATATTGGCATTGGGACCTTTGGTGTAACCGGTGAACCTGCCAATATTGATGATAAGCTTGACGTAAATGGACAAATAAGGGCGAGAAGGGGTTTTGCGGCAAATCCAGGATCTGTTGGTGAACCAAGTTATAGTTTTTATACCAACGGTGATACGGACACCGGAATATATAGAGTTGGAGAAAACCATATAGGATTTTCCACTGGAGGAGAACTTGGACTCGCAATTAACCTGACCCCTGATGGGCCTACAGTTATTTCCAATGATAGATTGCAGCTTGGCGGTCAATTACTAGATCAGGCGGGGAATCCAGGTATGAATGGTCAAGTCTTAGAAAGCACAGGTGCAGGTACAGCTTGGGTAAACAGTAGTGGAAGCGCCGTTAGGGCTTTCGGAAGAATTGGTATGACTGGTGCGTCGACAGGGGATTTTCAAATTACCACAGGCTACATCATAACTAATCTTCCCGCTACCGGCTCATTTATGGTGACTTTCCCCCCAGGTGAGAATTTGGGAACGAACTATGTCGTTCAGCTAAGTGTTGAAGGCAACAATACCATTTTTATCGAGAATCAAATCGATGGCTCTTTTGAGGTGGGCATTAGAAATGGGGGGACTAACGTACCAGCTGATGCAAACTGGCATTTTACCATTTTAGATTAA
- the kynU gene encoding kynureninase: protein MQFQNSLEFARQLDAEDPLRKYRDEFHFPKVNGKQVIYFTGNSLGLQPKRTQKFVDEVMNDWAALAVEGHFHAEKPWWDYHEKLAAPLAMVVGARPEEVTVMNTLTVNLHLLMVSFYRPTAKRYKIICEEKAFPSDQYMFDSQLRFHGLDPNDALVELKKREGEHYWRTEDIIKKIEETGDELALVLIGGVNYYSGQVFDMQEITKAGKAVGAMVGWDLAHAVGNIELLLHDWGVDFAAWCSYKYMNSGPGNASGVFVNQRHLNKKDIQRFEGWWGTKKETRFLMKPEFEPMENADAWQISNAPILSVAPYLASLGMFEEVGMNALIDKRKKIVAYLEFILEEIDKEVDGTFEVITPPDRGCQLSVFLHGQGKPLFDYLMENGVITDWREPNVIRLAPAPFYCSYEDMYRFGQILKKGILKNT, encoded by the coding sequence ATGCAGTTTCAGAACAGTCTTGAATTCGCAAGACAATTAGATGCCGAAGACCCGCTAAGGAAGTATAGGGATGAGTTCCACTTTCCAAAGGTGAATGGGAAGCAAGTCATTTATTTTACCGGAAATTCTCTGGGATTGCAACCTAAAAGAACCCAAAAATTTGTCGATGAGGTCATGAACGATTGGGCAGCGCTTGCAGTCGAAGGTCATTTTCATGCAGAAAAACCGTGGTGGGACTACCACGAAAAATTAGCAGCCCCTTTGGCCATGGTAGTCGGTGCGAGGCCCGAGGAAGTTACCGTAATGAACACGCTTACGGTGAATTTGCATTTACTGATGGTTTCCTTTTACCGACCTACTGCGAAACGGTATAAAATCATCTGTGAGGAAAAGGCCTTTCCCTCCGATCAATACATGTTCGATAGCCAATTGCGTTTTCATGGGCTCGACCCCAACGACGCGCTGGTGGAACTTAAAAAAAGGGAAGGCGAGCATTATTGGCGTACTGAGGATATTATAAAGAAAATAGAGGAAACGGGCGACGAATTGGCCCTGGTACTGATCGGAGGCGTAAACTATTATTCCGGTCAGGTTTTCGATATGCAAGAAATCACCAAAGCCGGAAAAGCCGTAGGGGCCATGGTGGGCTGGGATTTGGCTCATGCTGTGGGGAATATCGAATTGTTACTTCACGACTGGGGTGTGGATTTCGCAGCCTGGTGCAGCTACAAATATATGAATAGCGGCCCCGGAAATGCCTCGGGCGTTTTTGTGAACCAAAGGCATTTAAACAAAAAAGACATACAGCGTTTCGAAGGCTGGTGGGGTACTAAAAAGGAAACCCGTTTCTTGATGAAGCCCGAGTTCGAGCCAATGGAGAATGCCGATGCATGGCAAATCAGCAATGCCCCGATTTTGTCGGTCGCACCGTATTTGGCTTCCTTAGGCATGTTCGAAGAAGTGGGTATGAACGCATTGATAGACAAGCGAAAAAAGATAGTGGCGTATTTGGAGTTTATCCTGGAGGAAATAGACAAAGAAGTCGATGGTACTTTTGAAGTCATTACACCGCCGGATCGCGGTTGTCAATTATCCGTTTTCTTGCACGGGCAGGGCAAACCACTCTTCGATTACTTGATGGAAAACGGAGTAATAACCGATTGGCGTGAACCCAATGTGATTCGTTTGGCCCCAGCACCATTCTATTGTTCCTATGAAGATATGTACCGGTTCGGTCAGATTTTGAAAAAAGGTATATTAAAAAATACATAG
- a CDS encoding GNAT family N-acetyltransferase gives MGEILVRKATLKDLEVLLEYEQGVIEAERPYDPTLAENPILYYDLPELISSSDAEVVVGVAASRVIGCGYALIKKAKHYLDHEEYAYLGFMYTHPDFRGNGVNSKILDVLKSWATEKEVSEIRLTVYDENASAIRAYEKYGFKKHIIEMRLPG, from the coding sequence ATGGGTGAGATTTTGGTAAGAAAAGCCACGCTGAAAGATTTGGAGGTATTATTGGAATACGAACAAGGGGTTATCGAAGCCGAAAGACCGTACGACCCTACCTTGGCCGAAAACCCTATTTTGTACTACGATTTGCCAGAACTGATTTCTTCAAGTGATGCGGAAGTTGTTGTTGGGGTCGCAGCCTCCCGAGTTATCGGTTGCGGTTACGCGCTAATCAAGAAAGCGAAACACTATTTAGACCATGAGGAGTATGCGTATCTCGGCTTTATGTATACCCATCCCGATTTTAGGGGAAATGGTGTTAATTCAAAAATTTTGGACGTTTTGAAATCTTGGGCGACCGAAAAGGAAGTTTCAGAGATAAGACTTACCGTTTACGATGAAAATGCATCGGCCATCAGGGCCTATGAAAAGTACGGATTCAAAAAGCATATTATCGAAATGCGATTGCCCGGATGA
- a CDS encoding M1 family metallopeptidase, whose translation MTRLKYCFASVLFLFAAVAVAQEEAPKEREGGHTNQSKFKQLYEEFSTPNTYRSASGAPGPDYYQQQANYVMNIELDDKNHRIQGDETITYFNNSPDDLEFLWVQLDQNVRTKDSKAKLKNGDGVPLADQPAAFASKYMTEPFDGGFVIEHVKDAAGKALPYTINFTMMRIDLPQPLKSKEQISFSIKWNYNIPDHTVNRARSGYEEFSDGNRAYVIAQFFPRMVVYNDVEGWQNHQFWGSGEFALTFGDYDVNITVPADHVLDATGVLQNRKEVFSKEMMKRYEQAKKSYDKPVIIVTEEEAVAASQGFSEKKKTWKFKAENVRDYGFATSRRFIWDMQAVKVGNKDVMAVSLYPKEGNPLWEEFSTKAVAHTLKSYSAHTFDYPYPKAISVHAKNQGMEYPMICWNYGRPNEDGSYSDRVKYGMISVIIHEVGHNYFPMIVNSDERQWGWMDEGLDTFMQYMAEQEFGEAYPEAIAPNKAYPSRRGAPSKIVPYMSGDQSTISPIMSNPENVYQLGPNAYGKPATALNILRETVMGRELFDHAFKTYSKRWMFKHPTPEDFFRTMEDASAVDLDYYWRGWFYTTDYVDIGLKEVKKYYVSDKPSKKMQEYMAARNIKEEDLPPLVYLAEEGSEDFDDSLKGKAPSESSKTLKEFMMDNLTEQERMAVKEPKYFYQITYDKPGGIPMPLIVEYTYADGSTENITYPAEIWRKNDKEVSVVVSSQKELTGVIIDPKAETADIDTTNNSWPKKETNTDFDKMKETIKGK comes from the coding sequence ATGACTAGATTAAAGTATTGTTTTGCATCGGTACTTTTCTTGTTCGCGGCAGTCGCCGTGGCACAGGAAGAGGCGCCGAAAGAGAGAGAAGGTGGGCACACCAATCAAAGTAAATTCAAGCAATTGTATGAGGAGTTCTCCACCCCGAATACTTATCGCTCGGCCTCGGGTGCACCGGGTCCCGACTATTACCAACAGCAGGCTAACTATGTCATGAACATTGAGTTGGATGATAAAAACCATAGGATACAGGGTGATGAGACCATTACCTATTTCAACAATTCGCCGGACGATCTCGAGTTTCTTTGGGTTCAGCTAGACCAAAACGTCAGAACGAAAGATTCAAAAGCGAAGCTAAAGAATGGCGATGGTGTTCCGCTGGCAGACCAGCCGGCAGCTTTCGCCTCGAAATATATGACCGAACCATTTGATGGGGGCTTTGTGATCGAGCATGTAAAGGATGCGGCCGGAAAGGCCTTGCCATACACGATTAATTTCACGATGATGCGTATTGATCTGCCGCAACCCTTAAAGAGCAAGGAGCAGATTTCTTTTTCCATCAAATGGAATTACAACATACCGGATCATACGGTGAACAGGGCAAGATCGGGCTACGAAGAGTTTTCCGATGGTAACCGTGCTTATGTTATCGCACAATTTTTCCCAAGAATGGTGGTCTATAATGACGTAGAGGGATGGCAAAACCATCAATTTTGGGGTAGCGGGGAGTTCGCATTGACCTTTGGCGATTATGACGTAAACATTACCGTGCCGGCGGATCACGTGTTGGATGCCACAGGGGTGCTTCAAAATAGAAAAGAGGTTTTTTCGAAGGAAATGATGAAACGCTATGAACAAGCGAAGAAATCATATGACAAGCCCGTCATCATCGTAACCGAGGAAGAGGCGGTAGCAGCCTCCCAAGGCTTTTCGGAAAAGAAGAAAACCTGGAAATTCAAGGCTGAGAATGTACGGGATTACGGTTTTGCTACTTCCAGAAGGTTTATCTGGGATATGCAGGCGGTAAAAGTGGGGAATAAAGATGTGATGGCGGTTTCGCTATACCCGAAAGAGGGAAACCCGTTGTGGGAGGAATTTTCCACGAAGGCGGTCGCCCATACCTTAAAGTCATATTCGGCGCATACCTTTGATTATCCTTATCCTAAAGCAATATCGGTACATGCGAAAAATCAAGGGATGGAATACCCGATGATTTGTTGGAACTATGGTAGACCTAATGAAGACGGTAGCTACAGCGATCGCGTCAAATACGGAATGATCAGTGTGATCATTCACGAGGTGGGGCACAATTACTTTCCGATGATCGTCAATTCCGATGAACGCCAATGGGGCTGGATGGATGAAGGTTTGGATACTTTTATGCAGTATATGGCCGAGCAGGAATTTGGGGAAGCATACCCTGAGGCCATTGCTCCGAATAAGGCCTATCCCTCCCGTAGGGGAGCACCGTCGAAAATCGTTCCGTATATGAGCGGCGATCAAAGTACGATCTCCCCGATAATGTCGAATCCCGAAAACGTATATCAATTGGGTCCCAATGCTTATGGGAAGCCCGCCACTGCCTTGAATATTTTGCGGGAGACCGTTATGGGAAGGGAGTTGTTCGACCACGCTTTCAAAACCTATTCCAAGCGTTGGATGTTCAAACACCCGACGCCCGAGGATTTCTTTAGAACGATGGAAGATGCTTCGGCAGTTGATCTCGATTACTATTGGAGAGGTTGGTTTTACACCACCGATTACGTAGATATTGGTCTAAAAGAGGTCAAAAAGTATTACGTATCGGATAAGCCTTCCAAGAAAATGCAGGAATATATGGCTGCGCGCAACATCAAGGAAGAAGATTTGCCACCATTGGTCTATTTGGCCGAAGAAGGGTCCGAGGATTTCGACGATAGTTTAAAAGGCAAAGCTCCATCTGAGAGTTCAAAGACCTTAAAGGAATTCATGATGGATAACCTTACCGAGCAGGAACGTATGGCGGTTAAGGAGCCAAAATATTTCTATCAAATTACATATGATAAGCCGGGCGGTATACCCATGCCATTGATCGTAGAGTATACCTATGCCGACGGAAGCACGGAGAACATTACCTATCCTGCCGAAATTTGGAGAAAAAACGATAAGGAAGTCAGTGTAGTCGTTTCTTCCCAAAAAGAATTGACCGGGGTTATCATAGACCCGAAAGCGGAAACGGCCGATATCGATACGACCAATAATTCTTGGCCAAAAAAAGAAACCAATACCGATTTCGATAAAATGAAGGAGACCATTAAAGGTAAATAG
- a CDS encoding carboxypeptidase-like regulatory domain-containing protein has product MPKSRYVVVLFLLLSFAAHGQSLLSRELEGKVYSDDGDVAATHVLNTTTERAAITDLNGYFKITMSLNDTIVFSAVQYKRKEIVITQSIFDSKFINVPLENALTELEEVVVMPYNLTGDMSRDADRLGKERIITASTLGLPNAYAKSLTKAERVLSEATSGGGLVPLNPILNGISGRTKYLKKQVELEKTYARTERVKRFYADSLIVADLKIPLEKIDDFLYFCEIDSAFQTTVDTHDKLKIWEFMVHKGKLYRENNKLD; this is encoded by the coding sequence ATGCCGAAGAGTAGATACGTTGTAGTTCTTTTTCTATTGCTTTCTTTTGCCGCCCACGGGCAATCTTTGCTATCCCGGGAACTCGAAGGCAAAGTATACAGTGATGATGGCGATGTTGCCGCGACCCACGTACTCAATACCACTACCGAACGCGCTGCTATTACCGATTTGAACGGGTATTTTAAGATAACCATGTCGTTAAACGACACCATTGTTTTTTCCGCAGTGCAGTACAAACGCAAGGAAATCGTGATTACCCAATCGATTTTCGATAGCAAATTTATTAATGTACCTCTGGAAAATGCCCTGACCGAGCTTGAAGAGGTCGTCGTCATGCCCTATAACCTCACCGGCGATATGAGTCGTGATGCCGACCGATTGGGTAAGGAGCGTATTATAACGGCTTCGACTTTAGGACTGCCAAACGCCTATGCAAAGTCGCTGACCAAAGCCGAACGTGTTTTATCCGAAGCTACATCCGGTGGTGGACTCGTTCCCCTTAACCCGATTCTAAATGGAATTTCAGGGCGGACCAAATACCTTAAAAAACAAGTTGAGTTGGAAAAAACCTATGCGCGAACCGAGCGGGTGAAAAGATTTTATGCCGATTCCCTAATCGTTGCGGATTTGAAAATTCCCCTAGAAAAAATAGACGATTTTCTGTATTTCTGTGAAATCGATTCTGCCTTTCAGACGACGGTGGATACCCATGACAAACTTAAAATTTGGGAGTTTATGGTACACAAGGGCAAGCTATACCGTGAGAATAACAAATTGGATTGA
- a CDS encoding DUF6702 family protein: MSTFKKTLLILLLPLFAFTTLHKFYLSVTNVGYSEKDEALQITSRVFIDDFEAALLARYDFKGELATEKEAALADEYIEKYIRAKFVIYIDEKAAEFDFIGKRYEDDLMICYIEVPNVLLSDHKSITIQNEILTDMYDEQQNVVHFKINGKKKSFVLIRENNKGMLNL; encoded by the coding sequence ATGAGCACATTTAAAAAAACGTTGTTAATACTTTTACTTCCCTTATTTGCTTTTACAACGCTCCATAAGTTTTATTTGAGTGTGACCAATGTGGGCTATTCCGAAAAAGACGAAGCTTTGCAAATTACAAGCCGTGTTTTTATCGATGATTTCGAAGCCGCACTGTTGGCACGTTACGATTTTAAAGGGGAATTGGCCACGGAAAAGGAGGCGGCCCTGGCTGATGAATATATTGAAAAGTACATCCGCGCCAAATTTGTGATTTACATTGATGAAAAGGCTGCCGAATTCGATTTTATAGGCAAGCGGTACGAAGATGATTTGATGATTTGTTATATCGAAGTCCCGAACGTGCTGCTCTCCGACCATAAATCCATCACAATCCAGAATGAGATCCTAACAGATATGTACGACGAGCAACAGAACGTAGTGCATTTTAAGATTAATGGAAAGAAAAAAAGCTTTGTGCTTATCAGAGAAAATAATAAAGGAATGTTAAACTTGTAA
- a CDS encoding phosphatase PAP2 family protein, which yields MLDKLLEWDRDTFVYLNNLGIEEYDIFWTTVTDFNTWIPLFLTFIGLIFWKYPKREALFVLLIIASMILFVMAATDITKYYVARLRPNNAEEINTLIRILKSPTTFSFFSGHSASSFSITTIFVLFLKNRFKWSWLFYFWPLIFASSRIFVGVHYPVDIIVGMIVGILSAIFFYRIYIKVLSPYLRLSHP from the coding sequence ATGTTGGATAAATTGCTCGAATGGGATAGGGACACCTTTGTTTACCTGAACAACCTCGGCATTGAAGAATATGATATCTTTTGGACTACCGTTACCGATTTCAACACATGGATTCCCCTATTTTTAACTTTTATCGGTCTGATTTTTTGGAAATACCCAAAGCGTGAAGCACTTTTCGTGCTATTGATCATCGCGTCCATGATTTTATTCGTGATGGCCGCTACCGATATTACCAAGTACTATGTGGCCCGCTTACGGCCAAATAACGCCGAGGAAATCAATACGTTGATACGCATTTTAAAGAGTCCGACTACCTTCAGCTTCTTTTCCGGGCATTCCGCTAGTTCTTTTTCGATTACCACGATTTTCGTGCTGTTTTTGAAAAACCGGTTCAAATGGAGTTGGCTATTTTATTTTTGGCCTTTGATTTTTGCCTCCAGCCGTATTTTTGTAGGGGTGCATTATCCCGTAGATATTATCGTTGGTATGATTGTAGGCATCTTATCCGCTATCTTTTTTTATCGAATATATATTAAGGTGTTATCACCCTACTTAAGGTTAAGCCATCCCTAA
- a CDS encoding O-methyltransferase, with protein MHFLSPLLEEYISNHSEEEPELLRELTRETHLKVIRPRMLTGHFQGRVLSMLSKITSPRHILEIGTYTGYSAICLAEGLPPDGQLHTIEVNAELSEMQRRYFNKSGYGQQIIQHTGNALEIIPTLNHVFDLVFIDAAKKDYPAFFEAVLHKTRPGSLILSDNVLWTGKVVEPLDPKDAVTRILLDYNTRLKEDKRVETVLLPIRDGLTLSRVITP; from the coding sequence ATGCACTTTTTATCGCCTTTGCTGGAAGAATACATAAGTAACCATTCGGAGGAAGAACCGGAACTTTTACGCGAACTCACACGGGAAACCCACTTGAAAGTGATTCGACCCAGGATGCTTACCGGGCATTTTCAGGGTAGGGTATTGAGTATGCTATCCAAAATCACCAGTCCCCGGCATATTTTGGAAATCGGCACCTATACAGGCTATTCCGCCATTTGCCTCGCCGAGGGACTGCCCCCTGACGGCCAATTACACACCATCGAGGTGAACGCAGAATTGAGCGAGATGCAACGCAGGTATTTCAACAAAAGCGGCTACGGCCAACAGATTATCCAACACACGGGGAACGCCCTCGAAATTATCCCGACTTTAAACCATGTATTCGATCTTGTGTTTATCGACGCCGCCAAAAAAGACTATCCCGCTTTTTTTGAGGCGGTTTTACATAAAACCAGACCCGGAAGTCTCATTTTATCCGACAATGTCCTATGGACTGGAAAGGTCGTAGAACCGTTAGATCCAAAAGATGCCGTAACCCGAATCTTATTAGACTATAATACCCGGTTAAAAGAGGACAAGCGCGTGGAAACGGTACTCCTACCCATTAGGGATGGCTTAACCTTAAGTAGGGTGATAACACCTTAA
- a CDS encoding carboxypeptidase-like regulatory domain-containing protein, giving the protein MKNTTLKSFFAIFLILIAYTVSAQEDERVLLRGQVLYNNVNVPDETVINITTEDATITDENGRFMIPVKPGDEIAFTAVNYKLQIFKITEELLKRGRLVVEVEEKVTELEEVVVTPEQQKKFLEMQNEQFKGYEFEEDRSTEVRNIALSQAEQGREGDLNFVNIFKALLKAAKKEKVEERLPMKPSEVLRLVYDDEFFVLDLKLPQDKIDSFLLYLDTKNPTQSLLKKDNEFELIDFLVTHSKTYLKELDAEE; this is encoded by the coding sequence ATGAAAAACACTACGCTGAAATCATTTTTCGCTATTTTTTTAATTCTTATCGCATACACCGTTTCCGCTCAGGAAGACGAGCGCGTGCTGCTCAGGGGTCAAGTACTGTATAACAATGTAAATGTGCCCGATGAGACCGTAATCAATATAACTACGGAAGATGCGACCATTACGGATGAAAATGGCCGATTTATGATTCCCGTAAAGCCCGGCGATGAGATTGCTTTTACCGCCGTGAACTATAAATTGCAGATATTCAAGATTACAGAAGAGCTGCTAAAGCGAGGGCGTTTGGTGGTCGAGGTAGAAGAGAAGGTTACCGAACTCGAAGAGGTGGTGGTGACCCCCGAACAGCAGAAAAAATTTCTGGAAATGCAGAATGAGCAATTCAAGGGCTATGAATTTGAGGAAGATCGTTCTACCGAAGTACGGAATATTGCCCTGTCGCAGGCCGAACAGGGCAGGGAAGGCGACTTGAATTTCGTGAATATCTTTAAGGCGCTCCTCAAAGCCGCCAAGAAAGAAAAGGTGGAGGAACGGCTGCCCATGAAACCAAGTGAAGTGCTGCGACTGGTATACGACGACGAATTTTTCGTATTGGACTTGAAACTGCCCCAAGACAAAATCGATAGCTTTCTGCTTTATCTCGACACCAAAAACCCCACACAATCCTTGTTGAAGAAAGACAACGAGTTCGAACTGATCGATTTTCTCGTTACCCACAGCAAAACCTATTTGAAGGAATTGGATGCCGAAGAGTAG
- a CDS encoding twin-arginine translocase TatA/TatE family subunit produces the protein MFFTHFLFISGGEIFFIMFIVVMVFGADKIPGIAKGLGKGMRQLKDATEDIKQEIQRSADKQGIDTSFVSDIKKDIDEVKNNVSSGLSKELGSVKDSVDDITGAIKRK, from the coding sequence ATGTTTTTTACACATTTCTTATTCATAAGCGGAGGTGAGATTTTCTTTATCATGTTCATCGTGGTCATGGTTTTCGGTGCGGACAAAATTCCGGGTATCGCCAAAGGTCTTGGCAAAGGCATGCGCCAATTGAAAGATGCCACAGAGGATATTAAACAAGAAATACAGAGGAGCGCCGATAAACAGGGTATCGATACCAGTTTCGTAAGTGACATCAAAAAGGATATCGATGAGGTAAAGAACAATGTGAGCTCCGGTCTTTCCAAGGAGCTTGGTAGTGTTAAGGATAGTGTAGACGATATTACCGGCGCAATCAAAAGAAAGTAA